CTACCTGCCCGCGCCGACGTACGTGACTGACGGCATCGCCGGTGTTTTCATTCCCGCCCCAATGAAGAAGCTCGGGTGCGGGGGCTGGTTGTAAGCCACGTTTTCCCGCGCCACACCGGTGCGGTACATCGGATCGTGCATCAGGGTGCGGAGCCGCACCTCGGTGGGCGATGTGGTGGTGTAGATCCGCAGCTCGGTGCTGTCGCTGGACGGGAAAGCCAGCTCCTCGCGCCAGTCCCCCAGCAGGTCAGCCTGCAGGGACGGGTTGCCCTTGGTGGTGTTGTTGCTCCGGGCTCCCGTGGCGGTCAGGAGCCGGTCGCTCGTCTCGGTCTCCCAGTTCCACTTGGAGATGGTGGGCACGCCGACGGACGTGGCGGCGTCATAGTCGTGGTCCACGATTTCGCGCAACAGGTCGCCGTCCCACCAGGCCAGGAAGTTCGCGGCCGGGATGTTCTCCGCAATCAGTTCACCCTTCGCGGACATCAACTGCCCCACCGGCGAGTTCCAGGCGGCACTGCCACCGACGGCCCAGCCTTCAGCGCCGGCATAGCGGGGGTCAATATCCCCCGCGGCTCCGCGTCCGGTGTCCTTGATGGCCGGAATGCTCCAGAGGACTTCACCCGTGGCGGTGTCGCGGAAGGTGGCACCCCGGTTCCCGCTCTGGCTCATGCTTTCGTGCACGGCGAAGGTCTCCAAGCCAGGCCGCGACGGGTCCAGGTCACCCGTGTGGATGGCGTCGCCGTGGCCCAGCTTGGTGTTGTACAGCGGCTGGCCGTTGTCATCAATGGTCATGGAGCCAAAGACGAACTCGTCCTTGCCGTCCTGGTCCACGTCAGCCACCGACAGGTTGTGGTTTCCCTGGCCCTTGTATTCGGCGCCGGCGACGTCGGAATCGAACTTCCAGCGCTGCACCAGCTTGCCGTTGACAAGGTCATAGGTAACCAGGACGGTCCGGGTGTAGTAGCCGCGGCTGAACATCATGGACGGGTGCTCGCCGTCCAGGTACGCCACCGCGCCGAGGAAACGGTCCACGCGGTTGCCGTAGCCATCGCCCCATGCGGCCACGGAGCCGCGCGGCGGGTCGTAATTGACGGTGTCCATGACGGTGCCGCTGGCGCCGTTGAACACTGTCAGGAATTCAGGACCGGAAAGGACATACCCGGCGGTGTTGCGGTAGTCCGCGGACGGGTCGCCGATCACGGTACCGGCACCGTCCGTGGTGCCGTCCGCGGTCTTCATCGACAGCTCGGCCTTGCCGTCGCCGTCAAAGTCGTAGGCGAGCAGCTGGGTGTAGTGCGCGCCCGCCCGGATGTTGTGGCCCAGATCGATGCGCCACAGCTTGGTGCCATCCATCTTGTAGGCGTCCACGTAGACGTTGCCGGTATAGCCGGACTGAGAGTTGTCCTTGGCGTTGGACGGCGCCCACGTCTGGATGATCTCGTACTTGCCGTCGCCGTCCAGGTCGGCCACGCTGGCGTCGTTGGCGGAGTAGGTATAGGGCTTGCCGTCCTTGGTGACGCCGTCGGCGGGCTTGTCCAGCTTGATGGCCAGGTAGTTCTGCGCCATCGGAGTGAATTCCCCGGTGAGCTGGTTCTGCCCGTCACCGTTGCCCACTGCCTTGATGACGTACGTGGAGGACGCAGTCCCCTCCGGGTCGACGTACATGGTGGCGTTCCGGATGGGGTCAACCGTAAGCTGCACGCCGTCGCGGATCACATGGAAACCGATGCTGTCCCGGTCCAGGCCCAGCATCCGCCAGCTGAGCGTGACGCCCTGGTCCGTGAGAACCGCCACGGGCGCACGGTCCAGGTTTTCCACCTGGCGTTTGAGTGCGGACTTGCCTGACTGGCCCGGCAGCCGGTCCGCCTGGCCGGGGCTCGCCTGGGTTGGATCAGCCTGCGTTGGATCAGCCTGCGCCAGCGGGACGCCGGTGAATGCGAGGGCGGCCGCCAGGGTTGCCGCGGCGGCCACTGGCGCCGTTTTTCGGAACCGGCCGGTCTTTTGGGGAAGGGAACATTTCGCGGGGTATGCCAAAGAACATCTCCTTTGATGCTGGTGGCAGCTGAGTCTGCCGCCAGAGGGTTTTGTATCGTTTCATTTTCTGCACCGGCTACCTCCCCGAAAGATTTGGAGAGGGAGCCGGGCGGCAAAGAAAGCGCTTTCCGCACCTAAGGTTTATCAGGGCGTGACTGGATCAGTCAAGGATTTATCGACCTGAAATGTCGGAAAATGTTCGATTCTGTTCGGGATATTGCGATCCCCGCATTGGCGTTCAGGCCTGGTACCTGGGCGAATGATTATTTAGACGGCGAGGGACTCATTGGAGATTCCGAGGCTGTCGGAGTCGCGGTAACGGTCGCCGTCGTCGTTTCCGTAACGCTTGGCGTTGAGGTTCCGGTGACCGTCGAGGTTCCGGTCGGCGTCGGGGTGGCCGTTCCGGAGGAACCGCCCTCCGCCTTGTTCAGGACGTCGTTGACCAGGTCCTCCAACTCCTTCTGGTCGGCGTCGCCCAGGTTCGCGCCGCCCTTGGTGGCCACCACCAGGAGGCGGCCCTGCGCCGCGGAAACCTGCATCAGCATGTCCGAAACGTTGCCGCCGCGGGTGCTGACGGTCGCGAATGTCTCCTCGCCGTTGGTGTCGGCATTCAGTTCCTTGCTGGCCACCTCATAACGCTGTCCCAGCACTGAGAGCGTGAATTTGGCGCACTGGTCCATCTTGCCGCTTACGTCGTTGAGCAGGCCGGCGGCGTCAGGCCCTTCGCTGCCCGACTGGGCGGACAACGTGCGCGGCTGCGACCCCCCTGAGATGGCAATGGCCACGTCACCGCTCTCAACCTTGTCCAGCAACCCCGCCGTGGCAATCCCCTTGCAGCCCGCAGGATCGGTAGTGGCAGCGCTCATCAGCAGGTTGGCGATGTTGCTGCCCTGCTCCACCTGGTCCTTGGAGTAAAGCTTGAGCTCATTGCCGTCCTTGTCGGTCCTGCCCGAGATCAGCCCGCGTAGTTCATCTTCGCTGTAGACCTTGGCCTGCGCCGCGCTGGTCGTTGCGGTGGCAGTGGGTGAAGGGCTTTGCCCGCCCCCGCCGGTACATCCGGCCAGGGCCAGGATCGCTGCGGCTGCAACGCCAAGGACAGGAAATTTCTTCATGGGAACCACCCTTTCAGATAGCAAGCATGCTTATGGTTCATAGGGTACTCCTTCCCGGGACGCCATGGACCTTGGGCTTTTTCTTCCTACAATTTAAGTGGCGGGAATTGCGGCAACCAGCCGCATGGGCCGCACCACAAGGAGGACCGCAATGGGTTTGGGTGACAGGATCCACAACGCCGCGGAGCGACTTCACGGCAAGGGAAAGAAAGCCGCCGGCGAGGCCAGCGGCAACCGCCGGATGAGGGCCGAAGGCAGGGGTCAGGCAATCAAGGCCGATCTCAAGCAGGCCGGCGAAAAATTCAGGCACGCCTTCAAGCGGCACTAGGCGACAAACCGATGAAGCGGGCGGTTCCGAAAGGAACCGCCCGCTTTTCTGCGTTCCGGCTACAAAACATATGTCCTCGGGTGCGGGCAGGGACAGCTGCCTGAAGCCTGGAAGAAGCTCAGCCGCCGGAGACAAGGCCCGGCAGCGCCGCGCAAAGGTCGTCCGGGTCGTCTTTCTCCCCGGGCGGGACGCACCGCCGGGTGGAGGCCTTGACCGCGGTGACGGTGCTCCTGTTTTTGGCGGACTCTTCGACCGCGGTCAGGACGCGCTGGATCTGGAGCCCGTCGTCGAACGACGGCGACGGCTGGCTTCCGTCCCGAATCGCAAGGAGGAAGTCCCGGATCTGGTGGGTGAACGTGTGCTCCCACCCGATGATGTGGCCCTGCGGCCACCACGCTTCGAGGTAAGGGTGCTCCGGCTCGTTCACGAGAATCCGCCGGAATCCCTGCTCCCGGACGGGAAGTCTGGCGTCGAGGAAATTCAGTTCGTTCAGGTTCTCGAGGTCAAACGTCAGCGATCCGAGGGAACCGTAGATTTCGAGCTTGAGCGAGTTTTTTTGACCCGTGGCAACCCGGGATGCCTCCACGGACGCGCTGATGTTCCCCGTCATGCCAAGGGTGGCCCAAGCGGCGTCGTCGACTGTCACTTTCTCCGCACCGCCGGGGCCGGGACGTTGGGTGACAAAGGTCCTCAACGTTCCGGTCACCTCAGTGACGGTTTGACCGGTGAGGTGCTGGACTTGGTCGATGGCATGCGAGGCGATGTCACCCAACGCTCCGGATCCGGCCGTTTCCTTGCGAAGCCGCCAGGTCATGGGGGACTCTGCCTCGGAGAGCCAGTCCTGCAGGTAGGCAGCGTGGACGTGCCGTACAGTGCCCAGCCGCCCCTCTGCAATGAGCTCGCGTGCCAGTGCCAAGGCAGGGACACGGCGGTAGTTGAAGCCGATCATCGATAGCACGCCGCGGGCCCGGGCTTCAGCAGCGGCTGCCGTCATGGCCTCCGCCTCCGCGATGGTGTTCGCGAGGGGCTTTTCCACGAGGACGTGCTTACCGGCAGCCAGTGCAGCGATGGCGATTTCGGCGTGCATCCAGCCCGGGGCACAAATATCCACGATGTCGATGT
Above is a window of Arthrobacter sp. FB24 DNA encoding:
- a CDS encoding CsbD family protein — protein: MGLGDRIHNAAERLHGKGKKAAGEASGNRRMRAEGRGQAIKADLKQAGEKFRHAFKRH
- a CDS encoding Gfo/Idh/MocA family protein — translated: MTTSAHSSRPSSPVSRPLGVAAIGYAFMGKAHSNAWRNVASFFDVPAIEQKVLVGRDGTQVAEAAAKYGWAESATDWRAVIERDDIDIVDICAPGWMHAEIAIAALAAGKHVLVEKPLANTIAEAEAMTAAAAEARARGVLSMIGFNYRRVPALALARELIAEGRLGTVRHVHAAYLQDWLSEAESPMTWRLRKETAGSGALGDIASHAIDQVQHLTGQTVTEVTGTLRTFVTQRPGPGGAEKVTVDDAAWATLGMTGNISASVEASRVATGQKNSLKLEIYGSLGSLTFDLENLNELNFLDARLPVREQGFRRILVNEPEHPYLEAWWPQGHIIGWEHTFTHQIRDFLLAIRDGSQPSPSFDDGLQIQRVLTAVEESAKNRSTVTAVKASTRRCVPPGEKDDPDDLCAALPGLVSGG
- a CDS encoding rhamnogalacturonan lyase; protein product: MAYPAKCSLPQKTGRFRKTAPVAAAATLAAALAFTGVPLAQADPTQADPTQASPGQADRLPGQSGKSALKRQVENLDRAPVAVLTDQGVTLSWRMLGLDRDSIGFHVIRDGVQLTVDPIRNATMYVDPEGTASSTYVIKAVGNGDGQNQLTGEFTPMAQNYLAIKLDKPADGVTKDGKPYTYSANDASVADLDGDGKYEIIQTWAPSNAKDNSQSGYTGNVYVDAYKMDGTKLWRIDLGHNIRAGAHYTQLLAYDFDGDGKAELSMKTADGTTDGAGTVIGDPSADYRNTAGYVLSGPEFLTVFNGASGTVMDTVNYDPPRGSVAAWGDGYGNRVDRFLGAVAYLDGEHPSMMFSRGYYTRTVLVTYDLVNGKLVQRWKFDSDVAGAEYKGQGNHNLSVADVDQDGKDEFVFGSMTIDDNGQPLYNTKLGHGDAIHTGDLDPSRPGLETFAVHESMSQSGNRGATFRDTATGEVLWSIPAIKDTGRGAAGDIDPRYAGAEGWAVGGSAAWNSPVGQLMSAKGELIAENIPAANFLAWWDGDLLREIVDHDYDAATSVGVPTISKWNWETETSDRLLTATGARSNNTTKGNPSLQADLLGDWREELAFPSSDSTELRIYTTTSPTEVRLRTLMHDPMYRTGVARENVAYNQPPHPSFFIGAGMKTPAMPSVTYVGAGR